Proteins found in one Aneurinibacillus uraniidurans genomic segment:
- the rpsG gene encoding 30S ribosomal protein S7, translating into MPRKGPVPRRDVLPDPIYNSKLVTRLINRMMLDGKRGVSQRILYDAFNLVQQRTGREAMEVFEEAMKNIMPVLEVRARRVGGANYQVPVEVRPERRTTLGLRWLVEYSRKRGEKTMEERLAGEILDAANSTGAAVKKREDTHKMAEANKAFAHYRW; encoded by the coding sequence ATGCCACGTAAAGGCCCAGTACCTCGTCGTGATGTATTACCTGACCCGATTTATAACAGCAAATTAGTAACTCGTCTAATTAACCGTATGATGCTTGACGGTAAGCGCGGTGTTTCTCAGCGCATTCTGTACGATGCTTTCAATCTCGTTCAACAGCGCACTGGTCGCGAAGCGATGGAAGTATTTGAAGAAGCTATGAAAAACATCATGCCTGTTCTTGAAGTACGCGCTCGTCGCGTTGGTGGTGCTAACTACCAAGTTCCGGTTGAAGTTCGTCCGGAGCGCCGCACTACACTTGGACTTCGCTGGTTAGTTGAATACTCCCGTAAACGTGGGGAGAAAACAATGGAAGAACGCCTCGCAGGCGAAATCCTTGATGCAGCTAACAGCACAGGCGCAGCTGTTAAAAAGCGCGAAGACACTCACAAAATGGCGGAAGCGAACAAAGCATTTGCTCACTACCGCTGGTAG
- the rpoC gene encoding DNA-directed RNA polymerase subunit beta' translates to MLDVNNFEYMKIGLASPDKIRSWSYGEVKKPETINYRTLKPEKEGLFCEKIFGPTKDWECHCGKYKRVRYKGVVCDRCGVEVTRAKVRRERMGHIELAAPVSHIWYFKGIPSRMGLVLDMSPRSLEEVIYFASYVVTDAGETPLEKKQLLSEKEYRNYREKYGQAFTAQMGAEAIKKLLAEIDLDKEVDSLKEELKSAQGQRRNRVIKRLEVLESFRNSGNFPDWMVLDVLPVIPPELRPMVQLDGGRFATSDLNDLYRRVINRNNRLKRLLDLGAPDIIVQNEKRMLQEAVDALIDNGRRGRPVTGPGNRPLKSLSHMLKGKQGRFRQNLLGKRVDYSGRSVIVVGPHLKMYQCGLPKEMALELFKPFVMKELVSKGLAHNIKSAKRKVERVHPEVWDVLEDVIREHPVLLNRAPTLHRLGIQAFEPTLVEGRAIRLHPLVCTAYNADFDGDQMAVHVPLSAEAQAEARLLMLAAQNILNPKDGKPVVTPSQDMVLGTYYLTMENKESTGEGKVFSNPNQAIAAYANGHVTLHARIAVPPTSLGKTSFTPEQINAPLMVTTVGKLIFNEIFPPELPFINDPTKYNLQKQVPDKFFIFDKGTNVTEFLESLPEHEAVKKGYLGTIISECFRRFGTTQTSVILDKIKANGFKFSTQAGITVAVADIKTPEEKQQILADADAEVEVVQQQFRRGLITDNERYDRVISIWSKAKDRVTKVLMASLDKFNAINMMATSGARGNVSQITQLAGMRGLMANPSGRIIELPIKSNFREGLSVLEYFISTHGARKGLADTALRTADSGYLTRRLVDVAQDVIVREDDCGTDKGVEAMAIRDGKEIIEDLYDRLVGRYSFQTLRHPETGEVMVGRNELIDENLADEIIAAGIEKVTIRSVIGCRTQHGVCKKCYGRNLATGKNVDVGEAVGIIAAQSIGEPGTQLTMRTFHTGGVAGDDITQGLPRIQELFEARNPKGQAVITEIDGEVVDMREGKDRREVEIRGETESKVYQIPYGSRLKVAIGRKVDIGEELTEGSIDPKEMLKVRGMRGVQYYILQEVQKVYRMQGVEINDKHVEVMIRQMLRKVRVIDSGETDLLPGSYVEIHEFEEANKKVLWEGRQPAVARSVLLGITKASLETDSFLSAASFQETTRVLTDAAIKGKVDRLLGLKENVIIGKLVPAGTGMNRYRNIKLQHDLMPTEENVEQSLAEEVGLEEVSK, encoded by the coding sequence TTGTTAGATGTCAATAATTTTGAATATATGAAGATTGGCCTCGCATCACCGGATAAAATTCGTTCCTGGTCATACGGTGAGGTCAAAAAACCGGAAACCATTAACTACCGGACATTAAAGCCGGAAAAAGAAGGCTTGTTCTGCGAGAAAATTTTCGGACCAACAAAGGACTGGGAATGTCACTGCGGAAAGTACAAGCGTGTACGTTATAAAGGCGTCGTTTGTGATCGTTGCGGCGTTGAAGTTACCCGCGCCAAAGTGCGCCGGGAGCGTATGGGGCACATCGAGCTTGCTGCCCCTGTCTCCCACATTTGGTATTTCAAAGGAATCCCGAGCCGTATGGGCCTTGTGCTCGATATGTCTCCACGTTCCCTGGAGGAAGTAATCTACTTTGCATCTTACGTTGTAACCGATGCAGGGGAGACACCGCTTGAGAAGAAGCAGCTTCTTTCCGAGAAAGAATACCGTAACTATCGCGAGAAATACGGTCAGGCATTTACTGCACAGATGGGTGCAGAAGCGATCAAGAAGCTTCTCGCTGAGATTGACCTTGATAAAGAAGTAGATTCTTTGAAAGAAGAATTGAAATCAGCACAAGGACAACGACGCAATCGTGTAATTAAACGTCTCGAAGTATTAGAGTCCTTCCGTAATTCCGGGAACTTCCCGGATTGGATGGTACTCGATGTACTGCCAGTTATCCCGCCGGAATTGCGCCCGATGGTTCAGCTTGATGGTGGACGTTTTGCAACGTCTGACTTGAATGACCTGTACCGTCGTGTAATCAACCGAAACAACCGTCTTAAGCGTCTGCTTGATCTTGGCGCTCCAGACATTATCGTGCAAAATGAGAAGCGCATGCTGCAGGAAGCAGTAGATGCACTGATCGATAACGGTCGCCGTGGCCGTCCAGTAACAGGACCGGGTAACCGTCCGCTGAAATCTCTCAGCCATATGCTGAAAGGTAAACAGGGTCGCTTCCGTCAAAACTTGCTCGGTAAACGTGTTGACTACTCTGGCCGTTCGGTTATCGTAGTAGGTCCGCACCTCAAAATGTACCAGTGCGGTCTGCCAAAAGAAATGGCACTTGAGCTGTTCAAGCCGTTCGTAATGAAAGAGCTTGTCAGCAAAGGACTCGCACACAATATTAAATCGGCGAAGCGCAAAGTAGAGCGCGTGCATCCGGAAGTATGGGATGTTCTTGAGGATGTTATCCGCGAGCATCCGGTTCTTCTGAACCGTGCCCCTACGCTGCACCGTCTTGGTATTCAGGCGTTCGAACCGACACTCGTTGAAGGTCGTGCGATCCGTCTTCACCCGCTCGTATGTACAGCGTACAATGCTGACTTTGACGGTGACCAGATGGCGGTACACGTGCCGCTTTCAGCAGAAGCGCAGGCAGAAGCTCGCCTTCTTATGCTGGCAGCACAAAATATCCTGAACCCGAAAGACGGTAAGCCAGTTGTTACTCCATCTCAGGATATGGTACTTGGTACGTACTATTTGACGATGGAAAATAAAGAATCAACAGGTGAGGGGAAAGTATTCTCTAACCCGAATCAGGCGATCGCTGCATATGCAAATGGTCATGTAACATTGCATGCCCGCATTGCTGTACCGCCGACAAGCCTGGGCAAAACATCCTTTACACCGGAGCAGATTAATGCGCCGCTTATGGTTACAACTGTAGGGAAGCTGATCTTTAATGAAATCTTCCCGCCAGAGCTACCGTTCATCAATGATCCGACGAAATACAATCTGCAAAAACAGGTTCCGGATAAGTTCTTTATTTTCGATAAAGGAACAAACGTGACGGAGTTCCTCGAAAGTCTGCCGGAACATGAAGCAGTGAAAAAAGGATATCTCGGTACAATTATCTCGGAATGTTTCCGTCGTTTTGGCACGACACAAACATCCGTTATTCTCGATAAAATCAAGGCAAATGGCTTTAAGTTCTCGACACAAGCGGGGATTACAGTAGCTGTTGCTGACATCAAAACACCGGAAGAGAAGCAGCAGATTCTGGCTGATGCCGATGCAGAAGTAGAAGTTGTGCAGCAGCAGTTCCGCCGTGGTCTCATTACAGATAATGAACGCTATGACCGTGTTATTAGCATCTGGAGCAAAGCGAAAGACCGCGTTACAAAAGTGTTGATGGCGTCTCTCGACAAGTTCAATGCGATCAACATGATGGCAACATCCGGTGCCCGTGGTAACGTATCGCAGATTACACAGCTTGCAGGTATGCGTGGTCTGATGGCGAATCCGTCTGGCCGTATCATCGAGCTTCCAATCAAATCGAACTTCCGTGAAGGTCTGTCCGTACTCGAGTACTTCATCTCGACGCACGGTGCGCGTAAAGGTCTCGCCGATACCGCCCTGCGTACAGCTGACTCGGGTTATCTGACACGCCGTCTGGTAGACGTTGCACAGGACGTAATCGTTCGTGAAGACGACTGTGGTACGGATAAAGGTGTAGAGGCGATGGCAATTCGTGACGGTAAAGAGATCATCGAAGATCTGTATGATCGTCTCGTAGGCCGCTATTCGTTCCAGACATTGCGCCATCCAGAGACAGGTGAAGTCATGGTGGGCCGTAATGAGCTGATCGATGAGAACCTGGCTGATGAAATCATTGCTGCCGGTATCGAAAAAGTAACCATTCGTTCGGTTATTGGCTGCCGTACACAGCATGGCGTATGTAAAAAATGCTACGGCCGCAATCTGGCTACAGGTAAAAATGTGGATGTGGGCGAAGCTGTCGGTATTATTGCAGCCCAGTCTATTGGGGAACCAGGCACACAGCTTACGATGCGTACATTCCACACCGGTGGGGTTGCTGGAGACGACATCACGCAAGGTCTTCCGCGTATTCAGGAGCTTTTCGAAGCGCGTAATCCGAAAGGTCAGGCTGTAATCACAGAGATCGATGGCGAAGTTGTCGACATGCGTGAAGGCAAAGACCGTCGTGAAGTGGAAATCCGTGGCGAAACCGAAAGCAAAGTGTATCAAATTCCGTATGGCTCTCGCCTGAAGGTGGCAATTGGCCGTAAGGTTGATATCGGGGAAGAACTGACAGAAGGTTCGATTGACCCGAAAGAAATGCTCAAAGTCCGTGGTATGCGTGGCGTTCAATACTACATCCTGCAGGAAGTACAAAAAGTATACCGTATGCAAGGGGTAGAAATTAACGACAAGCACGTAGAGGTTATGATCCGGCAGATGCTGCGTAAAGTTCGTGTCATCGATAGTGGGGAAACAGATCTCTTACCAGGCTCGTACGTGGAAATCCATGAGTTTGAAGAAGCGAACAAGAAAGTGCTGTGGGAAGGCAGACAACCGGCAGTTGCTCGTTCCGTTCTGCTTGGTATTACGAAGGCTTCCCTTGAAACAGACTCCTTCCTGTCAGCAGCTTCCTTCCAGGAGACGACGCGTGTCCTGACAGATGCTGCGATTAAGGGTAAAGTAGACCGACTTCTTGGTCTGAAAGAGAATGTTATCATCGGTAAACTTGTTCCAGCCGGTACAGGTATGAACCGCTACCGCAACATTAAGCTGCAGCATGATCTCATGCCAACAGAAGAAAATGTTGAGCAGTCTCTAGCAGAAGAAGTAGGACTTGAGGAAGTATCAAAATAA
- a CDS encoding 50S ribosomal protein L7ae-like protein, protein MSYEKVEQASGLIIGTKQTARAAEAGSLVEVVVARDADTKLTGKIISICKDKGLPIHYVDSMRRLGRACGIDVGTAVVGLKHNK, encoded by the coding sequence ATGTCTTATGAAAAAGTAGAACAGGCAAGTGGGCTTATCATTGGTACAAAGCAAACTGCCCGGGCAGCTGAGGCCGGCTCTCTTGTAGAAGTGGTCGTTGCCAGGGATGCGGATACCAAATTGACCGGAAAAATAATTTCCATCTGCAAGGATAAAGGTCTGCCGATTCATTATGTTGACTCCATGCGCCGACTTGGGCGAGCATGTGGGATCGATGTAGGAACTGCGGTGGTGGGTCTGAAACATAATAAGTAA
- the rpsL gene encoding 30S ribosomal protein S12, whose amino-acid sequence MPTINQLVRKGREKKVYKSKSPALGKGYNSMKKELTDTNSPQKRGVCTRVGTMTPKKPNSALRKYARVRLTNGIEVTAYIPGIGHNLQEHSVVLIRGGRVKDLPGVRYKIVRGALDTAGVQNRLQSRSKYGAKRPKAPKA is encoded by the coding sequence ATGCCAACTATCAATCAGCTCGTGCGCAAAGGTCGCGAAAAGAAGGTTTACAAATCTAAATCACCAGCTCTGGGCAAAGGCTATAACAGCATGAAGAAAGAGCTTACTGACACGAACTCCCCGCAAAAACGTGGTGTGTGCACTCGTGTTGGTACAATGACACCGAAAAAACCAAACTCTGCGTTGCGTAAATATGCTCGTGTTCGTTTAACAAACGGCATCGAGGTTACTGCATACATCCCAGGGATTGGCCACAACCTTCAAGAACACAGCGTTGTTCTGATCCGTGGCGGTCGTGTTAAAGACTTACCAGGTGTACGCTACAAAATTGTACGCGGTGCACTTGACACAGCAGGCGTTCAAAACCGTCTGCAATCCCGTTCTAAATACGGTGCAAAACGTCCTAAAGCGCCAAAAGCGTAA
- the rpoB gene encoding DNA-directed RNA polymerase subunit beta: MAGHLIQCGRHRQRRSYARIKEVMELPNLIEIQQKSYEWFLDEGLREMFHDISPIQDFTGNLVLEFIDYSLGEPKYSVDESKERDVTYAAPLRVKVRLINKETGEVKEQEVFMGDFPLMTETGTFVINGAERVIVSQLVRSPSVYFSTKVDKNGKQAYGATVIPNRGAWLELETDAKDIIYVRIDRTRKIPVTVLLRALGFGTDAEILNLLGEDEYIRNTLEKDNTDSTEKALIEIYERLRPGEPPTVENAKSLLVSRFFDPKRYDLANVGRYKINKKLHIKNRLYNQRLAETLVDTATGEIIAEAGQVIDRRLLDRILPLLEESVGFMNVRPRGGVLEEEVRLQSINIFSPIEDGKVIKVTSNGVIDKKIKHITPADIISSINYFMNLLHGIGTTDDIDHLGNRRLRSVGELLQNQFRIGLSRMERVVRERMSIQDANAITPQALINIRPVIAAIKEFFGSSQLSQFMDQTNPLAELTHKRRLSALGPGGLTRERAGFEVRDVHHSHYGRMCPIETPEGPNIGLINSLSSYARINEYGFIETPRRKIDAETGRITMEIEYLTADEEDVFNVAQANAPLTEEMKFANEMVICRRRGEIITIPRDKVDYMDVSPKQVVSVATAMIPFLENDDANRALMGANMQRQAVPLLVPQAPFIGTGMEHKAAKDSGVAIVVRHPGVVERVTAREIWVRRQETLEGRTIMGDIDKYKLHKFERSNQGTCINQRPIIKTGEFVQAGDIIADGPSTESGELALGRNVVVAFMTWEGYNYEDAILLSEKLVKEDVYTSIHIEEYESEARDTKLGPEEITRDIPNVGEDALRNLDDRGIIRVGAEIKDGDILVGKVTPKGVTELTAEERLLHAIFGEKAREVRDTSLRVPHGGSGIIVDVKVFTRDNGDELPPGVNQLVRVYIAQKRKISVGDKMAGRHGNKGVIARVLPEEDMPFLPDGTPVQVVLNPLGVPSRMNIGQALEVHLGMAAKLMGIHIATPVFDGATEDDVFDTLEEAGMSRTGKTVLYDGRTGEPFDRTVTVGVMYMIKLAHMVDDKIHARSTGPYSLVTQQPLGGKAQFGGQRFGEMEVWALEAYGAAYTLQEILTVKSDDVVGRVKTYEAIVKGENVPEPGVPESFKVLIKELQSLGMDVKILSEDEQEIEMRDTDEDDDAPSEKLNLNISGVEE; this comes from the coding sequence AAGGACTGCGTGAGATGTTCCACGACATCTCTCCAATTCAAGATTTCACGGGTAATCTTGTTCTTGAATTCATTGATTATAGCTTAGGCGAGCCGAAATACTCGGTTGATGAATCCAAAGAACGCGACGTAACGTATGCAGCTCCGCTGCGAGTGAAAGTCCGTCTCATTAACAAGGAAACGGGAGAAGTCAAAGAACAAGAAGTATTTATGGGTGATTTCCCGCTTATGACAGAGACAGGTACTTTTGTCATTAATGGGGCTGAAAGGGTAATCGTTAGTCAGCTTGTTCGTTCTCCTAGCGTGTATTTCAGTACAAAAGTAGATAAAAACGGTAAGCAAGCGTATGGGGCTACTGTTATCCCGAATCGTGGAGCATGGCTTGAACTTGAAACCGACGCGAAAGATATTATTTATGTTCGCATCGACCGTACGAGAAAAATCCCTGTTACGGTTCTTTTGCGTGCATTAGGTTTCGGTACAGATGCTGAAATCCTGAACCTACTAGGTGAGGATGAATACATCCGTAATACGCTTGAGAAAGACAACACTGATTCGACAGAAAAAGCACTGATTGAGATTTATGAACGTCTGCGTCCAGGTGAGCCGCCAACAGTTGAGAATGCGAAGAGCCTGTTAGTGTCTCGTTTCTTCGATCCAAAACGGTATGACTTGGCTAATGTAGGTCGTTATAAAATCAATAAGAAGCTTCACATTAAAAATAGATTATATAACCAGCGTCTTGCTGAGACACTTGTGGACACAGCTACAGGTGAAATTATTGCCGAAGCTGGTCAGGTGATTGACCGCCGTTTGCTCGATCGCATCTTGCCACTCCTTGAGGAGAGCGTAGGATTTATGAACGTAAGACCTCGCGGTGGTGTACTAGAGGAAGAGGTTCGTCTTCAATCTATCAACATCTTTTCGCCGATTGAAGATGGAAAAGTTATTAAAGTAACATCGAATGGTGTAATTGATAAGAAAATCAAGCATATTACACCAGCTGATATTATCTCATCCATTAACTACTTTATGAACTTGCTGCACGGTATTGGTACAACCGATGATATTGACCATCTGGGTAACCGTCGTCTGCGTTCCGTAGGGGAACTGTTGCAGAACCAATTCCGTATCGGTCTATCTCGTATGGAGCGTGTCGTTCGTGAGCGGATGTCGATTCAAGACGCGAACGCGATTACTCCACAAGCATTGATTAACATTCGTCCAGTTATTGCAGCGATCAAGGAGTTCTTCGGAAGCTCTCAGCTTTCTCAGTTCATGGATCAGACGAATCCGCTGGCTGAGCTGACGCACAAGCGTCGTCTGTCTGCACTTGGACCAGGTGGTTTAACACGGGAGCGCGCAGGCTTTGAAGTTCGTGACGTTCACCATTCTCACTATGGTCGTATGTGTCCAATCGAGACACCGGAAGGTCCGAACATCGGTTTGATCAACTCGTTGTCTTCGTATGCTCGTATTAATGAATACGGATTTATTGAGACACCACGCCGCAAAATCGATGCCGAAACAGGGCGTATTACGATGGAGATTGAATATCTCACAGCTGATGAAGAAGATGTGTTCAACGTAGCTCAGGCAAATGCGCCGCTTACAGAAGAGATGAAATTTGCGAACGAGATGGTTATTTGCCGTCGCCGAGGTGAAATCATCACGATTCCACGCGATAAAGTGGATTACATGGACGTATCACCGAAGCAGGTTGTATCCGTTGCGACTGCGATGATTCCGTTCCTAGAGAACGATGACGCTAACCGTGCGCTCATGGGAGCGAACATGCAGCGTCAGGCTGTACCGCTTCTTGTACCACAGGCTCCGTTTATTGGAACCGGTATGGAACATAAGGCTGCTAAAGACTCTGGAGTTGCGATCGTTGTTCGCCATCCAGGTGTTGTTGAGCGTGTAACAGCCCGTGAAATTTGGGTTCGCCGTCAGGAAACCCTCGAAGGCCGCACGATCATGGGTGATATTGATAAATATAAATTACACAAATTCGAGCGTTCTAATCAGGGAACGTGCATCAACCAGCGTCCAATTATCAAAACTGGTGAGTTCGTACAGGCTGGCGATATTATCGCAGACGGTCCGTCTACCGAAAGTGGAGAGCTTGCTCTCGGACGTAATGTAGTGGTTGCCTTCATGACATGGGAAGGTTACAACTACGAGGATGCGATTCTCTTAAGTGAGAAGCTTGTAAAAGAAGACGTATATACGTCAATCCATATCGAAGAATACGAGTCTGAAGCTCGTGATACGAAGCTTGGACCGGAGGAGATTACACGCGACATCCCGAACGTTGGGGAAGATGCGCTGCGTAATCTTGATGACCGTGGTATCATTCGCGTTGGTGCTGAGATCAAAGATGGCGACATTCTCGTTGGTAAAGTAACGCCGAAGGGTGTAACGGAACTGACAGCAGAAGAACGTCTCCTGCATGCGATCTTTGGGGAGAAAGCACGCGAAGTTCGCGATACATCTCTCCGCGTACCGCATGGTGGTTCCGGCATTATTGTCGATGTAAAAGTATTTACTCGTGACAATGGTGATGAACTGCCGCCAGGCGTTAACCAGCTTGTACGGGTATACATCGCACAGAAACGTAAAATCTCCGTTGGGGATAAAATGGCAGGTCGCCACGGTAACAAAGGGGTTATCGCGCGGGTTCTGCCGGAAGAAGATATGCCGTTCCTGCCAGATGGCACACCAGTACAGGTTGTTCTTAACCCACTTGGGGTACCGTCTCGGATGAACATCGGGCAGGCGCTCGAAGTTCACTTAGGTATGGCGGCCAAACTCATGGGCATTCATATCGCAACACCGGTATTCGATGGTGCGACAGAAGACGATGTGTTTGATACGCTTGAAGAAGCAGGCATGAGCCGTACAGGTAAAACTGTACTGTATGATGGTCGTACCGGGGAGCCGTTTGACCGTACTGTAACCGTTGGGGTTATGTACATGATCAAACTGGCCCACATGGTTGATGATAAAATTCACGCCCGTTCGACTGGACCGTACTCTCTCGTTACGCAACAGCCGCTCGGTGGTAAAGCCCAATTCGGTGGTCAGCGTTTTGGGGAGATGGAGGTATGGGCACTCGAAGCATACGGTGCCGCTTATACACTCCAGGAAATTCTTACTGTCAAGTCGGATGACGTGGTTGGTCGTGTGAAAACATACGAAGCCATTGTTAAGGGAGAAAATGTACCGGAACCTGGTGTACCGGAATCCTTTAAAGTACTCATTAAAGAGCTGCAGAGCCTTGGTATGGACGTTAAGATTCTGTCCGAAGACGAGCAGGAAATCGAGATGCGCGATACGGATGAAGATGACGATGCGCCGAGCGAGAAGCTCAACCTGAACATCAGCGGTGTTGAAGAGTAA
- the fusA gene encoding elongation factor G produces the protein MGREFPLAKTRNIGIMAHIDAGKTTTTERILFYTGRVHKIGETHEGASQMDWMEQEQERGITITSAATTAQWKEHRVNIIDTPGHVDFTVEVERSLRVLDGAVGVLDAQSGVEPQTETVWRQATTYGVPRIVFINKMDKLGADFLYSVGTLHERLQANAHPIQLPIGSEDEFRGIMDLVEKKTYIYTNDLGTDIEITEGFPAEFADQAEEYRGKLIEAVSDFDEELMMKYLEGEEVTVAELKNAIRKATISVQFFPVTCGSAFKNKGVQPMLDAVIDYLPSPIDVPAIKGVVPDSEEETVRESSDEVPFSALAFKIMTDPYVGKLTFFRVYSGTIESGSYVLNSTKGKRERIGRILQMHANTREEIKMVYSGDIAAAVGLKDTTTGDTLCDEKNPVILESMQFPEPVISIAIEPKTKADQDKMGMALAKLAEEDPTFKTFTDQETGQTIISGMGELHLDIIVDRMRREFKVEANVGAPQVAYKESFRQGAKVEAKYAKQSGGKGQYGHVVVEFEPGEPGSGYIFENKVVGGAIPREYIPAVQNGIEESMKNGVLAGYPLLDLKATLVHGSYHEVDSSEMAFKIAGSMALKEAGKKCNPAILEPMMKVEVTVPDEYMGDIMGDISSRRGRVEGMEARGTAQVVRGFVPLSEMFGYATSLRSRTQGRGTYSMHFDHYEEVPRNVADEIIKKAKGV, from the coding sequence ATGGGACGCGAATTCCCCTTAGCCAAGACTCGTAATATTGGTATCATGGCCCACATCGACGCCGGTAAAACCACGACTACTGAGCGTATCCTGTTCTATACAGGCCGCGTTCACAAAATCGGGGAAACTCACGAAGGCGCTTCACAAATGGACTGGATGGAGCAAGAGCAAGAGCGCGGGATCACAATCACATCCGCTGCGACAACTGCTCAGTGGAAAGAGCACCGTGTTAACATCATTGACACACCTGGACACGTAGACTTCACAGTTGAAGTAGAGCGTTCCCTCCGTGTACTTGACGGTGCGGTTGGGGTTCTTGATGCACAATCAGGCGTTGAGCCGCAAACAGAAACTGTATGGCGTCAGGCGACAACATACGGCGTACCGCGTATTGTTTTCATCAACAAGATGGACAAACTCGGCGCAGATTTCCTCTACTCTGTAGGTACTCTGCATGAGCGTCTGCAAGCGAATGCTCATCCGATCCAACTTCCGATCGGTTCAGAGGATGAATTCCGTGGAATCATGGACCTCGTTGAGAAGAAAACATACATCTATACAAATGATCTGGGTACAGATATCGAAATCACAGAGGGTTTCCCGGCTGAATTTGCTGATCAAGCAGAAGAATACCGTGGCAAGCTGATCGAAGCAGTTTCTGATTTCGATGAAGAGCTCATGATGAAATATCTTGAAGGTGAAGAAGTAACAGTAGCCGAACTGAAAAACGCGATCCGCAAAGCGACAATCAGCGTTCAATTCTTCCCAGTTACTTGTGGTTCTGCCTTCAAAAACAAAGGTGTTCAGCCAATGCTGGATGCTGTTATCGATTACCTGCCATCTCCGATTGATGTTCCGGCGATTAAAGGGGTCGTTCCAGACAGCGAAGAAGAAACAGTTCGCGAATCTAGCGATGAAGTTCCTTTCTCCGCTCTAGCATTCAAAATCATGACTGATCCATATGTAGGGAAACTGACATTCTTCCGTGTATACTCAGGTACAATCGAGTCCGGTTCGTATGTTCTGAACTCTACAAAAGGTAAGCGTGAGCGTATCGGTCGTATCCTTCAAATGCATGCAAACACTCGTGAAGAAATCAAAATGGTTTACTCCGGTGACATTGCAGCAGCTGTAGGTTTAAAAGATACAACAACAGGAGATACTCTTTGCGATGAGAAAAATCCGGTAATTCTGGAATCCATGCAATTCCCTGAGCCGGTTATCTCTATTGCGATCGAGCCGAAAACAAAAGCTGACCAGGATAAAATGGGTATGGCTCTTGCGAAGCTCGCAGAAGAGGATCCTACATTTAAAACATTTACAGACCAAGAGACAGGTCAAACGATCATCTCTGGTATGGGTGAGCTTCACCTTGACATCATCGTTGACCGTATGCGTCGCGAGTTCAAAGTAGAAGCAAATGTAGGTGCTCCACAAGTTGCGTACAAAGAATCCTTCCGCCAAGGTGCGAAAGTTGAAGCGAAGTACGCAAAACAATCTGGTGGTAAAGGTCAATACGGCCACGTTGTGGTTGAATTTGAACCAGGCGAACCAGGTTCAGGTTACATCTTCGAAAACAAAGTTGTCGGTGGAGCGATTCCGCGTGAATACATTCCAGCTGTTCAAAATGGTATCGAAGAGTCTATGAAGAACGGTGTTCTTGCTGGATATCCGCTTCTTGACCTGAAAGCAACACTTGTTCATGGTAGCTACCATGAGGTTGACTCTTCTGAGATGGCGTTCAAAATCGCTGGCTCTATGGCTTTGAAAGAAGCTGGTAAGAAGTGTAACCCTGCTATCCTTGAACCAATGATGAAAGTAGAAGTAACAGTACCGGATGAATACATGGGTGACATCATGGGCGATATCAGCTCACGTCGTGGCCGTGTTGAAGGTATGGAAGCACGCGGAACTGCTCAAGTAGTACGTGGCTTTGTTCCACTTTCTGAAATGTTCGGATACGCAACTTCTTTGCGTTCCCGTACACAAGGTCGTGGCACATACTCTATGCACTTCGATCACTATGAAGAAGTGCCGAGAAATGTTGCTGACGAAATCATCAAAAAAGCAAAAGGCGTATAA